Proteins from one Erpetoichthys calabaricus chromosome 11, fErpCal1.3, whole genome shotgun sequence genomic window:
- the LOC127529712 gene encoding protocadherin gamma-A11-like produces MTPWAFIQQVLILNIFIKSALLIMGELQYSIPEEMTRGTFVGNVAKDLGLDNQRLKTRRARIYTEGETEYIELNVNKGILVIKDRIDREQLCETISPCSLNFQIVLENPMQFHRISVEIIDINDNDPTFPENSMHLEISESSPPGALFSLPSAVDSDVGVNTLQLYSITPNDHFKLRTKEHNTGRNSVDLVLEKHLDREKQEKHILMLTAVDGGEPQRSSTIEIEITVLDANDNAPIFSKEVYKIAVLENCLIGSVLIKVNATDADKGINGQIKYFFTHISNNAKDLYKLNEETGEIRVTAQIDYEKNKMYEMTVQAKDIGGLVGSCKVIIEVTDVNDNVPFINLMSISNQISEDSLPGTVIAIINVQDKDSGRNGQVICFIDNNIPFKLKSSLNNFYSLETDGILDREKTPQYNITIVATDQGEPSLSATYAILLAVSDVNDNPPRFEQQRYTTYIMENNSPGSSFFSLRAKDDDSGVNSKITYFVQETRINNQSASSFVSVNLDEGVIYAVRSYDYEQLSHFQILVTAKDGGSPSLSASVIVDVYIQDQNDNPPEVLYPVQSKSHPITELIPRSADVGYLVTKVVAVDKDSSNNAWLSYKIIKSTDQTLFKVGIHDGELRTLRQITEKDFSKYKLTILIEDNGQPPYTVSVNVNVAVIDNFAQAFSEFNDLAQRNNDDGDMQFYLILSLVIVSFVFLILILVVICLKIHKWRRCKLFNEGSNGILPVIPYYPPRYAEVGATGTLCHVYNYEVCLKTDSGDSELTNRKPIVQNVVDVKSSGTETNTHKGNLDSTVEEDIIQVSC; encoded by the coding sequence ATGACACCGTGGGCATTCATTCAGCAGGTACTGAtccttaatatttttataaaatcggCACTCCTAATTATGGGAGAATTGCAgtattctattccagaagaaatgaCGAGGGGAACATTTGTAGGTAATGTTGCAAAAGACCTGGGGTTAGACAATCAAAGACTAAAAACTCGAAGAGCTCGAATTTATACCGAAGGAGAAACGGAATACATTgagttaaatgtaaataaagggaTTTTAGTTATTAAAGACAGAATTGACAGAGAGCAGCTGTGTGAGACAATATCTCCTTGCTCCTTAAATTTTCAGATTGTCCTCGAAAATCCAATGCAATTCCATAGAATTAGTGTTGAGATAATTGATATTAACGATAACGATCCTACATTCCCTGAAAATAGTATGCATTTGGAAATTAGCGAGTCGTCTCCTCCAGGAGCTTTGTTTTCTCTGCCGAGTGCTGTAGATAGTGATGTCGGCGTTAATACACTACAATTGTATAGTATCACACCTaatgatcattttaaattaagaacAAAGGAGCATAATACTGGGAGAAATTCGGTGGATTTGGTATTAGAAAAGCATTTGGAtagagaaaaacaagaaaagcatATCCTCATGTTAACTGCAGTTGATGGAGGGGAGCCTCAGCGATCGAGTacaattgaaattgaaattactGTCCTCGACGCCAATGACAACGCTCCCATTTTCTCTAAAGAGGTTTATAAAATAGCTGTCCTTGAGAATTGTTTGATAGGTTCGGTGCTTATTAAAGTTAACGCTACTGACGCAGACAAAGGAATAAAtgggcaaataaaatattttttcactcaTATCTCAAACAATGCGAAGGATTTATATAAACTTAATGAAGAAACCGGAGAAATCAGAGTCACTGCACAAATAGATtacgaaaaaaataaaatgtatgaaatgaCCGTTCAAGCCAAAGATATCGGGGGTCTCGTAGGCTCTTGTAAAGTAATAATAGAAGTAACAGATGTAAATGACAATGTCCCGTTTATAAATCTGATGTCTATTTCAAATCAAATCTCCGAAGATTCATTGCCTGGAACAGTGATAGCAATTATTAACGTGCAAGATAAGGACTCTGGAAGAAACGGTCAAGTGATCTGTTTCATtgataataatattccatttaaattaaaatcttcTTTAAATAACTTTTATAGCTTAGAAACTGATGGAATTCTAGATCGTGAAAAAACTCCACAGTATAATATTACCATTGTGGCCACAGACCAAGGTGAGCCTTCACTTTCAGCCACTTATGCAATATTATTAGCGGTAAGTGATGTAAATGACAATCCACCGAGATTCGAACAGCAGCGTTACACAACATATATTATGGAAAACAATTCTCCTggatcttcatttttttcattgcgTGCAAAAGATGACGATTCAGGTGTTAATAGTAAAATCACGTATTTTGTTCAAGAAACTCGAATTAATAACCAATCAGCATCTTCGTTTGTATCTGTTAATTTAGATGAAGGTGTTATCTATGCTGTACGTTCGTACGATTATGAGCAGCTGAGTCATTTTCAAATCTTGGTTACAGCTAAAGATGGAGGATCTCCATCTCTTAGTGCCAGTGTCATTGTAGATGTGTATATCCAAGACCAGAATGACAATCCCCCAGAGGTGTTGTATCCTGTCCAGAGTAAATCTCACCCAATAACGGAACTGATACCCCGTTCTGCAGATGTTGGATACCTGGTTACTAAAGTTGTTGCTGTTGACAAGGATTCTAGCAATAATGCTTGGCTttcttataaaataatcaaatccaCCGACCAGACACTTTTTAAAGTGGGTATACATGATGGGGAATTAAGAACTCTTCGACAAATTACTGAGAAAGATTTCTCCAAATATAAGTTAACAATTTTAATAGAAGACAATGGACAACCTCCTTACACAGTGAGCGTCAATGTCAACGTTGCAGTTATTGATAACTTTGCCCAAGCCTTTTCTGAATTCAACGATCTCGCACAAAGGAACAACGATGATGGTGATATGCAGTTTTACTTAATTCTCTCCTTAGTGATAGTATCATTTGTTTTCCTTATTCTCATTTTAGTGGTCATATGTTTAAAAATTCACAAATGGAGGCGCTGTAAACTTTTCAACGAAGGATCCAATGGAATTCTTCCTGTTATTCCATATTATCCTCCTCGCTATGCAGAAGTCGGAGCTACAGGAACCTTGTGTCATGTTTACAACTATGAGGTCTGTCTTAAAACGGACTCTGGAGACAGCGAACTTACAAATAGAAAACCAATAGTCCAAAATGTTGTGGATGTTAAGTCTAGTGGAACAGAAACAAACACTCACAAAGGGAATCTGGATTCAACTGTTGAAGAAGATATAATACAGGTAAGCTGCTGA
- the LOC127529665 gene encoding protocadherin beta-15-like — MNVNYFPSSNSKMLYASTMQVLLIIIFVISTFLVNGEVRYSIPEEMVSGTFVGDIAKDLGLGIQRLKIGKARFYTEGGAEYIELDINKGILFIKDKIDREQMCGKLTLCTLNCQIILENPMELHRVTVDVIDINDNDPTFDKQSIQLKVIESSPPGALFSLPSAIDSDVGTNTIKSYVLTPNDHFKLKSRIQSDSNVYLLLDVPLDREKQEEHFLLLTAIDGGNPQRSGTVEIHIIVLDANDNAPVFSHEIYKAYVQENSLIGSLVMRVSATDADKDMNGRIRYCFSHISENGNNVFEINPDSGEIKVKGHIDYENNKMYEMTVEASDHGGHVSSSKVIIEVIDVNDNVPLINLMSVSNQISEDSKPGTVIAIINVQDKDFGRNGKVNCFVDNNIPFKLEYSLNNFYSLETDGNLDREKVSAYNITIIATDEGEHPLSATRLITLVVSDVNDNPPKFEEQRYSTYIKENNSPGSSFFSVRAKDKDSGVNSRISYFVQNSRVNNSSVSSFVSVNSNEGVLYAVRSFDYEQMSNFQVSVAAKDGGSPSLSSVVIIDIYIEDENDNFPEILYPIQNKGYPVAEFIPTSVGVGYLVTKVVAVDKDSQENAWLSYKLIKATDHTLFEVGLHNGEVRTARQIMEKDSKKQKITISVEDSGQPSHSSTININIGITENFALALSEFNDLTKNSSHDANITFYLVLSLALVSFLFLVLIIALICLKIYKWRSSKLFNEYPNETLPVIPYYPPRYADVGTTGTLCHVYNYEVCLTADSGNNVENSDFKPIEPLPKSSMDIKASGTETKHLKSEAEEDLLQVKQIQTNDLTFLT; from the coding sequence ATGAACGTGAATTATTTCCCATCAAGCAATTCGAAAATGCTATACGCCTCCACAATGCAGGTACTGTtgataattatttttgtaatttcaacatttttagtTAATGGAGAGGTCCGCTATTCCATTCCAGAAGAAATGGTTAGTGGGACTTTTGTGGGAGACATTGCAAAAGATTTGGGGCTAGGTATTCAGAGACTGAAAATCGGCAAAGCCCGTTTCTATACAGAAGGAGGGGCAGAATATATTGAGTTAGATATAAATAAagggattttatttattaaagacaaAATCGACAGGGAGCAGATGTGTGGAAAACTAACCCTTTGTACTTTAAATTGTCAGATTATTCTTGAAAATCCGATGGAATTACATCGCGTTACTGTTGATGTTATTGACATTAACGATAATGATCCCACATTCGACAAACAAAGCATTCAGTTAAAGGTGATCGAGTCTTCCCCTCCGGGAGCTTTATTTTCTCTGCCTAGTGCTATAGACAGCGATGTGggtacaaatacaataaaatctTACGTGCTTACTCCAAATGATCATTTTAAGTTAAAATCGCGCATACAGTCGGATAGTAACGTGTATTTATTGCTGGATGTGCCTTTGGACAGAGAAAAGCAAGAGGAGCACTTTTTACTTTTAACCGCTATTGATGGAGGGAATCCTCAGCGCTCTGGCACAGTTGAAATCCATATTATTGTTCTCGATGCCAATGATAATGCCCCTGTGTTTTCACATGAGATTTATAAAGCCTATGTACAAGAGAACTCTTTGATTGGTTCTCTGGTAATGAGAGTTAGTGCTACTGACGCTGACAAAGACATGAACGGGAGAATTAGATACTGTTTCTCCCACATCAGCGAAAATGGAAataatgtatttgaaataaatcCGGACTCTggagaaatcaaagtcaaaggacACATagattatgaaaataataaaatgtatgaaatgaCAGTTGAAGCCAGTGACCATGGAGGTCACGTAAGTTCTAGTAAAGTGATAATAGAAGTAATTGATGTAAACGACAATGTGCCATTAATAAATCTCATGTCAGTTTCAAATCAAATTTCTGAAGATTCAAAGCCTGGTACAGTAATCGCTATAATCAACGTGCAAGACAAGGATTTTGGAAGAAATGGTAAAGTAAATTGTTTTGTTGACAACAATATTCCTTTTAAACTGGaatattctttaaataatttttatagttTAGAAACTGATGGAAATTTAGATCGGGAAAAAGTGTCTGCGTATAATATTACCATAATTGCCACAGACGAAGGTGAACATCCCCTGTCAGCTACTCGTTTAATCACTCTAGTGGTCAGCGATGTTAACGATAATCCTCCGAAGTTCGAAGAGCAGCGGTACTCAACATATATTAAGGAAAACAATTCTCCGGGGTCATCTTTTTTCTCAGTGCGCGCCAAAGATAAGGACTCAGGCGTCAACAGTAGAATATCGTACTTCGTTCAAAACTCCCGTGTTAACAATTCATCTGTATCATCATTCGTGTCTGTTAACTCTAATGAAGGTGTTCTCTATGCTGTACGTTCATTCGATTATGAGCAGATGAGTAACTTTCAGGTTTCAGTAGCAGCAAAAGATGGTGGATCGCCATCTCTCAGTTCCGTTGTTATTATAGATATTTACATTGAAGACGAGAATGATAATTTTCCAGAGATTTTATATCCAATTCAGAATAAAGGTTATCCAGTAGCGGAATTCATACCTACCTCAGTCGGTGTTGGTTATCTCGTTACAAAAGTTGTTGCTGTTGATAAGGACTCTCAAGAGAATGCTTGGCTTTCCTACAAACTCATCAAAGCCACCGACCACACGCTTTTTGAAGTGGGTTTACATAATGGAGAAGTAAGAACTGCAAGGCAGATTATGGAGAAAGattctaaaaagcaaaaaataactaTTTCAGTAGAGGACAGCGGCCAGCCATCGCACTCATcaacaataaacataaacattggcATCACCGAAAACTTTGCACTTGCGCTTTCAGAATTCAATGACCTGACAAAAAACAGCAGCCATGATGCCAATATAACATTTTATCTAGTGCTATCGTTAGCATTAgtatcttttcttttccttgttttaatTATAGCTctaatatgtttaaaaatttaCAAATGGAGAAGCTCAAAACTTTTCAATGAATATCCCAACGAAACTCTACCAGTTATCCCTTATTATCCACCTCGCTATGCAGATGTCGGAACGACCGGAACACTTTGTCACGTTTACAACTACGAAGTTTGCCTAACAGCGGATTCTGGGAATAATGTTGAGAACAGCGATTTTAAACCTATAGAGCCTCTTCCCAAGAGTTCCATGGATATTAAAGCAAGTGGAACAGAAACGAAACACTTGAAAAGTGAAGCTGAAGAAGACCTTCTACAggtaaaacaaattcaaacaaatgaTTTAACATTCCTTACataa